A genomic window from Pagrus major chromosome 23, Pma_NU_1.0 includes:
- the LOC141019216 gene encoding uncharacterized protein codes for MHLVFLALLFFLLAFYSTTSLYPTAVGSRLCPHQCLCYEQPDLVDCRSRGFEHVPRGLPHGTWLLELGENNLSKIGTRAFTGLWSLRVLVLTKSHIQEIQPQAFFSLSFLEKLDLSWNQLTFLPVDFSTSLSALRELRLEHNNLHHISEYSFEYMDNMEKLDLSYNQLVLVGSGVFRGLSRLRQLYLHNNQLTVVQQGSLDMLPGLEVLQLSNNNISQIESNALAPLYSLAVLALEGNSLRHLKFKTFISLHTKATHIQLSGNPWSCDCDLHRVFSKILYVRHLHIDDYRNVTCQDPPLLAGSSLAWVDSQLCIAETATVLVITITVIVTVVAALVMAERTRKRNAGKNWDTESQTQS; via the exons ATGCATCTCGTTTTTCTGGcccttctcttcttccttcttgcCTTTTATTCCACCACATCCCTTTATCCAACTGCCGTGGGCTCACGGTTGTGTCCACACCAGTGCCTTTGTTACGAGCAACCTGACCTGGTGGACTGCCGCAGCCGTGGCTTCGAGCACGTCCCCAGGGGCCTCCCACACGGCACATGGCTGCTGGAGCTGGGAGAAAACAATCTGAGCAAGATTGGCACCAGAGCCTTCACTGGACTGTGGTCCCTGCGGGTGCTGGTGCTGACCAAGAGCCATATACAAGAAATACAACCACAG gcatttttttctttgtccttctTGGAGAAGCTGGATCTCAGCTGGAACCAGTTAACGTTTCTCCCCGTTGACTTTTCAACCAGTCTGTCGGCTCTCAGAGAGCTGCGACTGGAGCACAACAACTTACATCATATATCTGAATACAG CTTCGAGTATATGGACAACATGGAGAAGCTGGACCTCAGTTATAACCAGCTGGTGTTGGTTGGCTCTGGTGTGTTCAGGGGCCTCTCCAGACTCAGACAGCTCTACCTACACAACAACCAACTGACTGTGGTGCAGCAGGGGAGCCTGGATATGCTACCTGGACTAGAG GTGCTGCAGCTGAGTAACAACAACATCTCCCAGATAGAGAGTAATGCTCTGGCTCCTCTCTACAGCCTGGCGGTTCTTGCTCTGGAGGGAAACAGCCTGCGTCATCTCAAGTTTAAGACCTTCATCAGCCTTCATACAAAAGCGACACACATCCAGCTGTCAG GCAACCCGTGGAGCTGTGACTGCGATCTGCATCGTGTATTCAGTAAGATCTTGTACGTTCGACACCTCCACATCGACGACTACCGCAACGTGACGTGCCAGGACCCGCCGCTGCTGGCCGGGTCTTCACTGGCCTGGGTCGACAGCCAGCTCTGCATTGCAGAAACAGCCACCGTGCTCGTCATCACCATCACTGTCATAGTCACCGTGGTGGCGGCCTTGGTTATGGCGGAGAGGACCAGGAAGAGGAACGCTGGTAAGAACTGGGACACTGAGTCACAGACCCAATCATAA
- the LOC141019150 gene encoding complement C1q-like protein 4 has product MSSIKICSAFVIVTVLCVARLVAAGPVEPISRKTAARQQGTAVLFFASYQGILREIEFSPIIFNEVLVNQGSAYSNDTGVFTVPVAGIYQFVFAAQLCRGDHNNLWHFMVKGDRRMACHAQVSGGDTTLNTCYLMEELKKGDQVWMRQNVGSCAWASTVSKTITFSGVLLASEGVSTLGGKYGSGSSCPLPSLGHTKNIVSASAGQSAAVSTVAITMMLCLLLLD; this is encoded by the exons ATGAGCTCCATCAAG ATATGTTCTGCTTTTGTTATtgtgacagtgttgtgtgtAGCCAGATTGGTTGCGGCAGGACCAGTGGAACCG ATATCACGTAAGACAGCAGCCAGACAACAGG GGACAGCTGTTCTTTTCTTCGCATCCTACCAGGGAATTCTCAGAGAGATCGAGTTCAGCCCAATTATCTTTAACGAAGTGTTGGTTAACCAGGGCTCAGCCTACAGCAACGATACCGGCGTGTTCACTGTACCAGTCGCTGGCATCTACCAgtttgtgtttgctgcacaGCTCTGCCGCGGAGACCACAACAATCTGTGGCACTTCATGGTCAAGGGGGACCGGAGGATGGCATGCCATGCTCAG GTGTCCGGAGGTGACACAACCCTCAACACCTGCTACCTCATGGAGGAACTGAAGAAAGGTGACCAGGTTTGGATGAGGCAGAATGTGGGGAGCTGCGCCTGGGCTAGCACCGTCTCCAAAACCATCACCTTCTCTGGCGTCCTGCTGGCAAGTGAGGGTGTGTCCACACTGGGAGGGAAATATGGCTCCGGCAGCTCCTGTCCACTGCCCAGCCTGGGCCACACTAAGAACATAGTGTCTGCTTCTGCAGGCCAGAGTGCTGCTGTGTCTACTGTGGCCATCACCATGATGCTCTGCCTTCTCCTCTTGGATTAA
- the col1a1a gene encoding collagen, type I, alpha 1a, translated as MFSFVDLRLALLLSAAVLLVRAQGEDDRTGSSCTLDGQVFADRDVWKPEPCQICVCDSGTVMCDEVICEDTTDCPNPVIPHDECCPICPDDGFQEPEGPKGERGPKGDRGLPGPPGNDGIPGQPGPAGPPGPPGPPGLGGNFSPQMSGGYDDKSPAMPVPGPMGPMGPRGPPGSPGASGPQGFTGPPGEPGEPGPSGAMGPRGAAGPPGKNGEDGESGKPGRGGERGPSGPQGARGFPGTPGLPGIKGHRGFSGLDGAKGDSGPAGPKGEGGSPGENGTPGAMGPRGLPGERGRAGASGAAGARGNDGAAGAAGPPGPTGPAGPPGFPGGPGSKGEAGPQGARGAEGPAGSRGEPGNPGPAGAAGPSGNPGADGAAGAKGAPGAAGVAGAPGFPGPRGPSGPQGAAGAPGPKGNTGEVGAPGAKGESGAKGEAGAPGVQGPPGPSGEEGKRGARGEPGAAGGRGAPGERGAPGGRGFPGSDGAAGPKGANGERGAPGVVGPKGATGETGRTGEPGLPGAKGMTGSPGSPGPDGKTGAAGAPGQDGRPGPPGSVGARGQPGVMGFPGPKGAAGEPGKPGERGVMGPTGLTGAPGKDGDVGAQGPAGPAGPAGERGEQGAAGGPGFQGLPGPQGAVGETGKPGEQGLPGEAGAPGSAGARGDRGFPGERGAPGAIGPAGARGSPGSAGNDGAKGDAGAPGTPGAQGAPGLQGMPGERGAAGLPGLRGDRGDQGVKGGDGAPGKDGPRGLTGPIGLPGPAGATGDKGEPGAAGPLGPAGARGSPGERGEAGPPGPAGFAGPPGADGQPGAKGEAGDNGAKGDAGPPGAAGPTGAPGPQGPVGNTGAKGARGPAGPPGATGFPGAAGRVGPPGPSGNPGPPGPAGPGGKEGPKGNRGETGPAGRPGEIGAAGPPGTPGEKGSPGAEGSSGSAGLPGPQGIAGQRGIVGLPGQRGERGFPGLPGPSGEVGKQGPSGPGGERGPPGPMGPPGLAGAPGEAGREGTPGNEGSAGRDGAPGPKGDRGETGPSGASGAPGPPGAPGPVGPAGKTGDRGETGPAGPAGAAGPAGPRGPAGPSGLRGDKGETGEAGERGMKGHRGFTGMQGPPGPAGASGETGPAGTSGPAGPRGPAGSAGSPGKDGMSGLPGPTGPPGPRGRSGEMGPAGPPGPPGPPGAPGAPGGGFDLGFIAQPQEKAPDPYRMFRADDANVLRDRDLEVDSTLKSLSQQIEQIRSPDGTRKNPARTCRDLKMCHPDWKSGEYWIDPDQGCTQDAIKVYCNMETGETCVTPAQPEIAKKNWYTSKNIKEKKHVWFGEAMNGGFQFEYGSEGSQPEDVNIQMTFLRLMSTEASQNITYHCKNSIAYMDASTSNLKKAVHLGGSNEIEIRAEGNSRFTYSVLEDGCTSHTGTWGKTVIEYKTSKTSRLPIIDIAPMDVGAPDQEFGLEVGPVCFL; from the exons ATGTTCAGCTTTGTGGATTTGCGGCTGGCGCTGCTGCTCAGCGCAGCGGTGCTCTTGGTCAGAGCGCAGGGCGAGGACGACC GCACGGGCTCAAGCTGCACCTTGGACGGCCAGGTGTTCGCCGACCGGGATGTGTGGAAGCCGGAGCCATgccagatctgtgtgtgcgacAGCGGCACGGTGATGTGCGATGAGGTCATCTGCGAGGACACAACTGACTGCCCCAACCCCGTCATCCCCCATGACGAGTGCTGCCCCATCTGCCCCGACGACG GATTCCAGGAGCCTGAG GGACCCAAGGGAGAGCGTGGACCCAAGGGAGACAGG GGTCTTCCTGGTCCCCCTGGTAACGATGGTATCCCCGGCCAGCCTGGACCTGCCGGTCCTCCCGGACCTCCTGGACCTCCCGGCCTCGGTGGA AACTTCTCCCCTCAGATGTCCGGTGGCTATGATGACAAATCCCCTGCCATGCCTGTGCCTGGACCCATg GGCCCAATGGGACCCCGTGGACCCCCTGGATCTCCTGGCGCTAGC GGACCTCAGGGATTCACTGGCCCCCCTGGTGAGCCTGGTGAGCCCGGACCATCT GGTGCCATGGGTCCTCGTGGCGCCGCCGGCCCCCCTGGAAAGAATGGAGAGGAT GGTGAGTCTGGCAAACCTGGTCGTGGTGGTGAGCGCGGACCTTCTGGCCCCCAG GGAGCTCGTGGTTTCCCAGGAACCCCTGGTCTGCCCGGAATCAAGGGACACAGA GGATTCAGTGGTCTGGATGGTGCCAAGGGAGACTCTGGCCCTGCTGGACCCAAG ggAGAGGGTGGATCCCCTGGTGAGAACGGAACCCCCGGTGCTATG GGACCTCGTGGTCTTCCTGGTGAGAGAGGCCGTGCTGGTGCTTCTGGAGCTGCT ggAGCTCGTGGTAACgatggtgctgctggtgctgctggacCTCCC GGTCCCACTGGCCCAGCTGGACCTCCTGGATTCCCTGGTGGCCCCGGATCTAAG GGTGAAGCTGGACCTCAGGGTGCTCGTGGAGCCGAGGGACCTGCTGGATCCCGTGGTGAGCCTGGTAACCCCGGACCTGCTGGCGCTGCCGGACCCTCT GGAAACCCTGGAGCTGATGGAGCCGCTGGAGCTAAGGGAGCCCCT gGTGCTGCTGGAGTTGCTGGAGCTCCCGGATTCCCCGGACCCCGTGGACCTTCCGGACCTCAGGGTGCTGCTGGTGCCCCCGGACCCAAGGGTAACACT GGTGAGGTTGGTGCCCCAGGAGCTAAGGGAGAGTCCGGTGCTAAGGGAGAGGCT gGTGCTCCAGGAGTTCAGGGACCCCCAGGACCTTCTGGTGAGGAGGGCAagagaggagcaagaggagagcCTGGTGCTGCAGGAGGCCGTGGAGCTCCTGGAGAGAGA GGTGCCCCTGGTGGTCGTGGTTTCCCCGGTTCTGATGGCGCTGCTGGACCCAAA GGTGCCAATGGTGAGCGTGGTGCCCCCGGTGTTGTTGGACCTAAAGGTGCCACTGGTGAGACTGGCCGCACTGGTGAGCCTGGTTTGCCCGGAGCTAAG GGTATGACTGGTAGCCCTGGCAGCCCTGGACCTGATGGCAAGACTGGAGCTGCT GGAGCCCCTGGACAAGATGGCCGCCCTGGACCCCCTGGCTCTGTTGGAGCTAGAGGCCAGCCTGGAGTCATGGGATTCCCCGGACCCAAGGGAGCAGCT GGTGAGCCCGGAAAGCCTGGTGAGAGAGGAGTAATGGGACCCACTGGTCTTACT GGTGCCCCTGGAAAGGACGGTGATGTTGGTGCTCAGGGTCCCGCTGGACCTGCT GGTCCTGctggtgagagaggagagcagggagcTGCTGGAGGTCCTGGATTCCAGGGTCTTCCAGGACCCCAGGGTGCTGTTGGTGAGACTGGCAAGCCTGGAGAGCAG GGTCTGCCCGGTGAGGCTGGAGCCCCAGGATCTGCTGGAGCTAGA GGTGACAGAGGTTTCCCCGGTGAGCGTGGTGCACCTGGCGCCATTGGACCCGCTGGTGCCCGTGGTTCCCCCGGATCTGCTGGAAACGATGGTGCTAAG GGAGATGCTGGAGCCCCTGGTACTCCTGGAGCACAGGGTGCTCCTGGACTGCAGGGAATGCCTGGTGAGCGTGGTGCCGCTGGTCTTCCAGGACTGAGGGGTGACAGA GGTGACCAAGGAGTCAAGGGTGGTGATGGCGCTCCTGGTAAGGATGGTCCCCGTGGTTTGACTGGACCAATTGGTCTTCCTGGACCTGCAGGAGCCACCGGAGACAAGGGAGAGCCTGGTGCTGCTGGACCTCTTGGACCTGCTGGAGCCCGTGGATCCCCT GGTGAGCGTGGAGAGGCTGGACCACCTGGACCTGCTGGATTCGCTGGACCTCCT GGTGCTGATGGACAGCCTGGTGCTAAGGGAGAGGCTGGAGACAATGGTGCTAAGGGAGATGCTGGTCCCCCTGGCGCAGCTGGACCCACTGGTGCCCCTGGACCTCAG GGTCCCGTTGGAAACACTGGTGCCAAGGGAGCCCGTGGACCCGCTGGACCTCCT GGTGCTACTGGCTTCCCTGGCGCTGCTGGCAGAGTTGGACCTCCCGGCCCCTCT GGCAACCCTGGACCTCCCGGACCCGCTGGACCTGGTGGCAAAGAGGGACCCAAAGGAAACCGTGGTGAGACTGGACCTGCTGGTCGCCCTGGTGAGATCGGCGCTGCTGGACCCCCAGGAACTCCTGGAGAGAAGGGTAGCCCTGGTGCCGAAGGTTCTTCC GGTAGTGCTGGTCTGCCTGGACCTCAGGGTATTGCTGGACAGCGTGGTATTGTTGGTCTGcctggacagagaggagagagaggtttccCTGGCCTGCCTGGACCTTCT GGAGAGGTTGGAAAGCAGGGACCAAGTGGACCCGGTGGCGAGCGCGGACCTCCTGGACCTATGGGACCACCTGGACTGGCCGGAGCCCCTGGCGAGGCTGGACGTGAG GGAACCCCTGGTAACGAGGGATCAGCTGGTCGCGATGGAGCCCCTGGACCCAAG GGAGATCGTGGAGAGACCGGACCTTCTGGAGCCTCTGGTGCCCCTGGACCCCCTGGTGCCCCTGGACCTGTTGGACCTGCTGGAAAGACCGGTGACCGTGGAGAGACT GGACCTGCTGGccctgctggtgctgctggccCTGCTGGACCTCGTGGCCCTGCT GGACCTAGTGGACTTCGCGGAGACAAGGGAGAGACTGGAGAGGCTGGAGAAAGAGGCATGAAGGGACATAGAGGATTCACTGGCATGCAAGGACCTCCCGGACCTGCT GGAGCTTCTGGAGAGACTGGACCCGCTGGTACTTCTGGACCCGCTGGACCTAGA GGTCCTGCTGGATCTGCTGGTTCTCCTGGTAAGGATGGTATGAGTGGCCTGCCTGGACCCACTGGACCTCCTGGACCTCGTGGACGTTCTGGCGAGATGGGACCTGCT GGTCCTCCTGGACCTCCTGGACCTCCCGGAGCACCTGGTGCCCCTGGTGGCGGATTTGACCTTGGCTTCATTGCCCAGCCACAGGAGAAGGCCCCTGATCCCTACCGCATGTTCCGTGCTGATGATGCTAACGTTCTTCGTGACCGCGACCTGGAGGTGGACAGCACCCTGAAGAGCCTGAGCCAGCAGATCGAGCAGATCCGCAGCCCCGACGGTACCCGCAAGAACCCCGCCAGAACCTGCCGTGACCTCAAGATGTGCCACCCTGACTGGAAGAGCG GCGAGTACTGGATTGACCCTGACCAGGGCTGCACTCAGGACGCCATCAAGGTCTACTGCAACATGGAGACTGGAGAGACCTGCGTAACCCCAGCTCAGCCCGAGATTGCCAAGAAGAACTGGTACACAAGCAAGAACATCAAGGAGAAGAAGCACGTCTGGTTCGGAGAGGCTATGAACGGCGGCTTCCAG TTCGAGTATGGCAGCGAGGGCTCTCAGCCAGAGGATGTCAACATCCAGATGACCTTCCTGCGTCTTATGTCCACTGAGGCATCCCAGAACATCACCTACCACTGCAAGAACAGCATTGCCTACATGGACGCCTCTACCAGCAACCTCAAGAAGGCTGTGCACCTTGGCGGCTCCAACGAGATCGAGATCAGAGCCGAGGGCAACAGTCGCTTCACCTACAGCGTCCTGGAGGATGGATGCACG TCACACACCGGTACATGGGGCAAGACAGTCATTGAGTACAAGACATCGAAAACATCTCGCCTGCCCATCATTGATATTGCTCCTATGGATGTTGGTGCTCCAGACCAAGAGTTCGGCCTTGAAGTTGGACCCGTCTGTTTCTTGTAA